CAACGAAATCTTCACCATCGTAGTTTATAACGCCCACCGCTAGCTTGAGTGGGAGCCCCCTCATCCAGTTCCTCTTCCCGTAGACCATGAAGGCCCCTTTGTCGAGGTACTCACCGCTCGGAGTCTGCTTGGTGACCTGCTCCGGAAGCGCCCAGTAGGCATCTTCGCTGTAAACTCCCCTATTCCATGCCTTGCTCATGGAAACCGCGAACTGACAGGCCTCGAATATGGTTTTCTCCCCGGCTCTCTGCCCGTCTTTGATGACGACGTGTGGTGCTCCATAAACGTCCGCATGGCAGTAGAGGTCGCTCTCATCCATGTGTCTCTTGATGAGGATTTCGTTTGTTGTTGCGTCCTTACCGCCTAAAACCAGGAATCCCTCGCTCGAAACGAACCAGCGAAACTTCTCGAACCATTTTTTCTTCCTTCGCTCGATTTTTCTTACGTTCAGCTCCTTCTTCATCTCCTCCTCGATGAGTTCCTCAACCTCGTCGAGCTTTCTCTCGGTATCTTCGTATGCCTTCAAAGCTCCCTCGTATTTGTGACGGAACTTCTTGGCCTTCTCGTAGTAGAGTTCCGCATTCTCACCTATGCTCTTGTTGAGATACAGTTTGACTTTCTTCTCCTCAAGCTCTACCGTTATCGCCTTCTCCTTGGGATCGATATCCTTTACCATGAGCGCTATCTTGTTTCCTGCTTTTTTACCCTCCCCAATTCTCTTCTTGAACTCGTCCCAGCCGAGGGTTTCGGTTGCCTTCCTAAACTCCTCCAAGAGCCTTTCGATAAGGGAGTAATTTGCGTAGATTAAATCGCCTACCTCTTGGTTGACCTTCGCACCCTCTTCAAAGCCCTTCAGCATCTCCCCCTGCTTCTTCAGGGTGGTGAGGAGCTGTCTCTTCTTTGATTCGAGTCTCTTCGTCTGTTCTACCCTCGCCTTCTCGATCGTTATCCTGCCAAAGTACTCATCGAGGGCCTCGCTGAAGGTTTTAAAATAGTGCTTCTCAAGACCATCGTAGATTTTCAGTTCTATCGGGACTACGTCGTGCATATTCCCGTCCTTGAAGACGATGTTGGGTTTCGGTTCGTCGTTGAAAGTCTTGAGCATTGCCTCATAAACCCTCAGGAGGTCGTCGTCGCTCAGCTCTTTAACAGGTGTCGTCTTCTCGAAGCCCCCCCTGATGGAAATCTCCTCCGCGTACATGCCGCCCATATTGAGCTTCCTCGCCAGGGCGCGGACGAGTTCTAAACCCTCATCCTCCCGCATAAGCTCCAGGAAGCGCTCTTTCGAGACCTCGAGCGGGTTCTCCCTCGCCGGAGGATACCGGTAGTCGGCCTTTGGCATTATCCTCCTATCCTTGTATTCCTCGTAGCGGAGGGCCGCGACTATTTTGTCCTCAGAATCAACGAGGATTATGTTTCCCCTCCTGAAAAGCTCACCGATGAGGGTGTAGTCTCCGATCCTAACCTTGACTATCCTGTCGAAACCGTGCTGTTCTATCGCGTCGATGAAGCCGCCGGAGAGGTGCTTTCTCAGGAGCATAGTGAAGCTCGATGGACTCTTCGGGGCCTCCTTAACGTAACTCGTGAGGTGGAACCGCCTTCCTGCCTGGAGGATGAGGTCTGTCCTTCCCTCCTTTGTGCGGAGCTTTATCCTTATCTCATCTTTATCATGGTAAACCTTGTCGACTCGTGCCCCAACGAGCCACTGAAGCTCTCTGACAACGTAGCGTATGTCAACACTGCTCATCTCCTCCTTCATCCTCTCACCGAAAAGAATTGGGGTAGTAGGTTAAAAGCTTTCACAGAATCCTAATACCAAAGACTAGGACGAGCGCTCCAGCTATAACCAATCCTGCCCTCAGAGTGTCTGAGTTCGAGGAGTCAAGGGCTTCGTTGAGGAGCGCGAAAGAGATCCCCGCCATCCCAATCTGGTAAATAACCCAGGCGAGTTTGGAGAAGGCACTTCCGCCGGAGACTATGACCGAAAGTATCGCCCCGGTGAGGATCACCGCTATTATCCCACCAACGAAGCCACTTTCCGAACCTTCCATGTTCATTGAGACCACCGCTATCAGTACAGCCAAGAGTTAAAACGCTTTTCTGTGGACAGGTGTGGCTACGGGTTCAACTCTGCTCGCACTAAGGTTAAATACTCAAAAACTAATAACACCAGCGGTGATACGCATGAAAGGCTACTTTACGTTCGTTCTTCACACCCATCTGCCTTACGTCAGGAAGCNNNNNNNNNNNNNNNNNNNNNNNNNNNNNNNNNNNNNNNNNNNNNNNNNNNNNNNNNNNNNNNNNNNNNNNNNNNNNNNNNNNNNNNNNNNNNNNNNNNNGTTAAATACTCAAAAACTAATAACACCAGCGGTGATACGCATGAAAGGCTACTTTACGTTCGTTCTTCACACCCATCTGCCTTACGTCAGGAAGCATGGAAAATGGCCCTTTGGTGAGGAGTGGCTCTACGAGGCGATGAGCGAGACTTACCTGCCCCTGCTCATGGAGTTTGAGAGGTTAAGCTCATCCGGAGTCAGGTTTGGTATCGTGGTTAATATCAC
The DNA window shown above is from Thermococcus sp. and carries:
- the rqcH gene encoding ribosome rescue protein RqcH; this encodes MKEEMSSVDIRYVVRELQWLVGARVDKVYHDKDEIRIKLRTKEGRTDLILQAGRRFHLTSYVKEAPKSPSSFTMLLRKHLSGGFIDAIEQHGFDRIVKVRIGDYTLIGELFRRGNIILVDSEDKIVAALRYEEYKDRRIMPKADYRYPPARENPLEVSKERFLELMREDEGLELVRALARKLNMGGMYAEEISIRGGFEKTTPVKELSDDDLLRVYEAMLKTFNDEPKPNIVFKDGNMHDVVPIELKIYDGLEKHYFKTFSEALDEYFGRITIEKARVEQTKRLESKKRQLLTTLKKQGEMLKGFEEGAKVNQEVGDLIYANYSLIERLLEEFRKATETLGWDEFKKRIGEGKKAGNKIALMVKDIDPKEKAITVELEEKKVKLYLNKSIGENAELYYEKAKKFRHKYEGALKAYEDTERKLDEVEELIEEEMKKELNVRKIERRKKKWFEKFRWFVSSEGFLVLGGKDATTNEILIKRHMDESDLYCHADVYGAPHVVIKDGQRAGEKTIFEACQFAVSMSKAWNRGVYSEDAYWALPEQVTKQTPSGEYLDKGAFMVYGKRNWMRGLPLKLAVGVINYDGEDFVVCAPADAMRAHTDRYIVIRPGSLKKSELVKKIRRILEGWGHTMREEDIMAVLPPGNGDVVEVAG